In the Pithys albifrons albifrons isolate INPA30051 chromosome 3, PitAlb_v1, whole genome shotgun sequence genome, one interval contains:
- the AGK gene encoding acylglycerol kinase, mitochondrial: MAKVLAALRNHWKKSTFGACLLGWGGHWLYGRHCDNLLRRAACQEAQAFGNELIPATMPLKKATVFLNPAACKGKARSLFEKNAAPILHLSGLDVTVVKTDYEGQAKKLLELMENTDLIIIAGGDGTVQEVITGLLRRADEAAFSKIPIGFIPLGKTCTLSHTLYPESTNQVQHITNATLAILKGETVPLDVLQIKGEKEQPVFAVSSLRWGSYRDAGVKVSKYWYLGPLKTKAAHFFSTFKEWPQKHQAALMYVGPTERPPEEPEEKPSRPPLYVRLYRRLRSYWSSPKEIPREVTREDWEELKLSTIELSIATRNRQLDLTRTEDFMDICIEADAVSKGEFVHRGSQKMRDPHTCPEGSQCIQASRCILQLPEGTEGSFGIDNEEYEAMPVEVKLLPRKLQFFCDPRIREQMLHAAVQ; the protein is encoded by the exons CGATAACCTGCTACGAAGAGCTGCATGCCAAGAAGCCCAG GCTTTTGGCAACGAGCTGATCCCTGCCACTATGCCGTTGAAGAAAGCAACAGTGTTCCTCAACCCAGCAGCTTGCAAAGG CAAAGCCAGGAGCCTTTTTGAAAAGAATGCAGCACCAATTTTGCACTTGTCTGGTTTGGATGTGACTGTGGTCAAG ACCGATTATGAGGGACAAGCAAAAAAGCTGCTGGAATTAATGGAAAACACGGATCTGATCATTATTGCAGGAGGAGATGGTACAGTACAAGAG GTCATAACTGGACTTCTCCGCAGAGCAGATGAG GCTGCCTTCAGTAAGATTCCTATAGGATTCATACCTCTTGGAAAAACCTGCACTCTGAGCCACACGCTGTACCCTGAGAGCACAAACCAAGTCCA aCATATTACTAATGCCACCTTGGCCATTTTGAAGGGAGAGACAGTTCCACTTGATGTCTTGCAAATCAAG ggagaaaaggaacaGCCTGTGTTTGCAGTCTCTAGTTTAAGATGGGGCTCTTACAGAGATGCAGGAGTTAAAGTTAGCAA GTACTGGTACCTTGGGCCTCTGAAAACTAAAGCAGCTCACTTTTTCAGTACATTTAAG GAGTGGCCTCAGAAACATCAAGCTGCTCTCATGTATGTGGGCCCAACTGAGAGACCTCCAGAAGAGCCAGAGGAGAAACCATCAAGACCTCCTTTGTATGTGAGGCTTTACAGACGGCTTCGCTCATACTGGTCATCTCCAAAAG AAATCCCCCGGGAGGTAACCCGAGAGGACTGGGAAGAACTGAAGCTATCCACCATTGAGCTTTCCATTGCAACTCGGAACAGGCAGCTTGATCTAACA CGCACTGAAGACTTCATGGACATTTGCATTGAAGCAGATGCTGTCAGCAAAGGAGAGTTTGTTCACAGAGG AAGTCAAAAGATGCGTGACCCACATACGTGTCCTGAAGGGAGTCAGTGCATTCAAGCCAGCAGATGCATCTTGCAACTTCCAGAG ggcactgaggGATCCTTTGGCATTGATAACGAGGAGTATGAAGCTATGCCTGTGGAGGTGAAGCTGTTACCCCGGAAACTCCAGTTCTTCTGTGATCCCAGAATCAGAGAGCAGATGCTCCATGCAGCAGTACAGTGA